The following proteins are encoded in a genomic region of Balaenoptera ricei isolate mBalRic1 chromosome 14, mBalRic1.hap2, whole genome shotgun sequence:
- the GNAZ gene encoding guanine nucleotide-binding protein G(z) subunit alpha, with amino-acid sequence MGCRQSSEEKEAARRSRRIDRHLRSESQRQRREIKLLLLGTSNSGKSTIVKQMKIIHSGGFNLEACKEYKPLIIYNAIDSLTRIIRALAALKIDFHNPDRAYDAVQLFALTGPAESKGEITPELLGVMRRLWADPGAQACFGRSSEYHLEDNAAYYLNDLERIAAPDYVPTVEDILRSRDMTTGIVENKFTFKELTFKMVDVGGQRSERKKWIHCFEGVTAIIFCVELSGYDLKLYEDNQTSRMAESLRLFDSICNNNWFVSTSLILFLNKKDLLAQKIRRIPLTVCFPEYSGQNTYEEAAVYIQRQFEDLNRNKETKEIYSHFTCATDTSNIQFVFDAVTDVIIQNNLKYIGLC; translated from the exons ATGGGATGTCGGCAAAGCTCAGAGGAGAAAGAGGCAGCACGGCGGTCCCGGCGAATTGACCGCCACCTGCGTTCGGAGAGCCAGCGGCAGCGCCGCGAGATCAAGCTGCTCTTGCTGGGCACCAGCAACTCGGGCAAGAGCACCATTGTGAAGCAGATGAAGATCATCCACAGCGGCGGCTTCAACCTGGAGGCCTGCAAGGAGTACAAGCCGCTCATTATCTACAACGCCATTGACTCACTGACCCGCATCATCCGTGCCCTGGCCGCGCTCAAGATCGACTTCCACAACCCTGACCGCGCCTACGACGCCGTACAGCTGTTCGCACTGACGGGCCCCGCCGAGAGCAAGGGCGAGATCACACCTGAGCTGCTGGGTGTCATGCGGCGGCTGTGGGCCGACCCCGGGGCACAGGCCTGCTTCGGCCGCTCCAGCGAGTACCACCTGGAGGACAACGCGGCCTACTACCTGAATGACCTGGAGCGCATCGCCGCGCCCGACTACGTGCCCACCGTGGAGGACATCCTGCGCTCCCGGGACATGACCACGGGCATCGTGGAGAACAAGTTCACCTTCAAGGAGCtcaccttcaagatggtggacgTGGGCGGGCAGAGGTCAGAGCGCAAAAAGTGGATCCACTGCTTCGAGGGCGTCACCGCCATCATCTTTTGCGTGGAGCTTAGTGGCTACGACCTGAAGCTCTACGAGGACAACCAGACG agCCGGATGGCGGAGAGCCTGCGCCTCTTTGACTCCATCTGCAACAACAACTGGTTCGTCAGTACCTCCCTCATCCTCTTCCTCAACAAGAAGGACCTGCTGGCGCAGAAGATCCGGCGCATCCCACTCACCGTGTGCTTCCCTGAGTACAGCGGCCAGAACACCTACGAGGAGGCCGCCGTCTACATCCAGCGGCAGTTCGAGGACCTGAACCGCAACAAGGAGACCAAGGAGATCTACTCCCACTTCACCTGTGCCACCGACACCAGTAACATCCAGTTCGTGTTTGACGCCGTGACCGACGTCATCATCCAGAACAACCTCAAGTACATCGGCCTCTGCTGA